From the genome of Winogradskyella forsetii, one region includes:
- the trpS gene encoding tryptophan--tRNA ligase yields the protein MARILTGIQSTGTPHLGNILGAILPAIDMANDATNESFLFIANMHTLTQIKDAETLRNHTYSVAATWLAFGLDIEKTVFYRQSDIPQVTELAWYLDCFFPYKRLKLAHGFKDKADRLDDVNSGLFMYPMLMAADILLYDAEIIPVGKDQIQHIEMTRDVASRFHTKMGETFVLPEEKIQEHTMLVPGTDGEKMSKSRGNFINIFLPEKQLRKKIMSIETDSTPLEDPKDWKTCNCFAIYSLLASESQIVEMKGNYDRGNYGYGHAKQALYELILERFSKQRERYDYYMNNLEEVDAALAKGAAKAKVIADAVLRRVREKVGY from the coding sequence ATGGCAAGAATACTAACAGGCATACAAAGTACAGGAACACCACATTTAGGAAATATATTAGGTGCTATTTTACCAGCAATAGACATGGCAAACGATGCTACAAACGAATCGTTTCTTTTTATTGCAAATATGCACACCTTAACGCAAATCAAAGATGCTGAAACGCTGAGAAATCATACGTATTCGGTAGCTGCAACTTGGTTGGCTTTTGGCTTGGATATTGAAAAAACCGTGTTTTATAGACAAAGTGATATTCCACAAGTTACTGAACTTGCTTGGTATTTAGATTGTTTTTTTCCGTATAAAAGATTAAAACTCGCGCATGGTTTTAAGGATAAGGCAGATCGTTTAGATGATGTAAATTCGGGTCTGTTTATGTATCCTATGCTTATGGCAGCAGATATTTTATTGTATGATGCCGAAATTATTCCGGTTGGAAAAGATCAAATACAACATATTGAAATGACGCGTGATGTCGCTTCCCGTTTTCATACCAAAATGGGAGAGACTTTTGTTTTACCTGAAGAAAAGATACAGGAACACACTATGCTTGTTCCTGGAACGGATGGCGAAAAAATGAGCAAGAGTCGCGGTAATTTTATCAACATCTTTTTACCTGAAAAACAACTGCGCAAAAAAATAATGTCTATTGAAACCGATAGCACACCTCTTGAAGATCCAAAGGACTGGAAAACCTGCAACTGTTTTGCTATTTATAGTCTACTAGCTTCAGAGTCTCAAATAGTAGAAATGAAAGGGAATTACGACCGTGGCAACTATGGTTATGGCCATGCGAAACAAGCGTTGTACGAACTTATTTTAGAACGCTTTTCCAAACAAAGAGAACGCTACGATTATTACATGAATAATCTTGAGGAGGTTGATGCGGCTTTGGCTAAAGGTGCTGCTAAGGCTAAGGTTATTGCTGATGCTGTTTTGAGGCGTGTGAGGGAGAAGGTAGGGTATTAA
- the dprA gene encoding DNA-processing protein DprA produces MTDQQLIYALALQHVPKIGSTTAKKLINHCGSAEAVLTEKKSKLLKIDGIGTITIEGLYDKIHLEEAEQELKFIKDNAITAHYFTEDTYPERLKHCIDGPLVLFQSGNINIKAQRIISIVGARKITTSGIAFCEKLVEALSPFNPIIVSGFAYGTDITAQKAAVKHNLQTIGCLAHGLNQIYPKVHKKYVADIENHGGFYTDFWSTDPFDRNNFLKRNRIIAGLSEATIVIESAEKGGSLVTADIANSYNREVFAVPGRTTDSQSVGCNNLIKFQKAHLLSNPLDVPYMLNWELESDKKPAVQQQLFVELEPDEKIVYNFLKENNKELLDVIALRCEMPTYKIAGVLLNMELKGVVRPLPGKLFEVI; encoded by the coding sequence ATGACAGACCAACAACTTATTTATGCCTTAGCTTTGCAGCATGTTCCGAAAATCGGGTCAACAACGGCTAAAAAATTAATAAATCACTGTGGTTCTGCAGAAGCAGTATTAACTGAAAAAAAGTCTAAGCTTTTAAAAATCGATGGCATCGGAACTATTACTATCGAAGGTCTTTATGATAAAATACATTTAGAAGAAGCCGAACAAGAATTAAAATTCATTAAGGACAATGCTATTACTGCACACTATTTTACAGAAGACACCTATCCTGAACGTTTAAAACATTGCATCGATGGACCGCTTGTGTTGTTCCAATCCGGAAATATTAATATAAAAGCGCAACGCATTATCAGTATCGTTGGCGCTCGGAAAATTACGACTAGCGGAATCGCCTTTTGTGAAAAACTGGTGGAAGCGTTATCGCCATTTAACCCAATTATTGTATCAGGTTTTGCTTACGGAACAGATATCACGGCCCAAAAAGCTGCTGTAAAACATAACCTGCAAACCATAGGTTGTTTGGCACATGGGTTAAATCAAATTTACCCAAAAGTGCATAAAAAATATGTGGCAGATATTGAAAATCATGGTGGATTTTACACCGACTTTTGGAGTACGGATCCATTTGATAGAAATAATTTTTTAAAACGAAATCGCATCATTGCAGGACTCAGTGAGGCCACAATTGTTATAGAGTCAGCCGAAAAAGGTGGCAGTTTAGTAACCGCAGATATTGCGAATTCATATAACAGGGAAGTATTTGCTGTACCTGGACGGACAACGGATAGCCAAAGCGTCGGTTGTAATAATTTGATAAAATTCCAGAAAGCCCATTTATTATCCAATCCATTGGATGTGCCTTATATGTTGAATTGGGAGCTGGAATCCGATAAAAAACCAGCAGTACAACAACAACTATTTGTAGAGTTAGAACCCGATGAAAAAATAGTTTATAATTTTCTAAAAGAGAATAATAAAGAATTATTAGATGTTATTGCCTTACGATGCGAAATGCCAACGTATAAGATTGCTGGTGTTTTATTGAATATGGAATTGAAAGGCGTGGTTAGGCCTTTGCCTGGTAAATTGTTTGAGGTTATTTAG
- a CDS encoding lysophospholipid acyltransferase family protein: MAFFKYPFWLLYRIWFYILVAIPIIVLFPLLIISISREQWYPYFFKMARIWSKFILIGMGFGYKITREETPDPNKSYMFVANHTSMADIMLMLVAVKNPFVFVGKQELAKIPLFGFFYKRTCILVDRTSAKSRQAVFLRAQRRLKQGLSICIFPEGGVPEGDILLDEFKDGAFRLAVNHQIPVVPITFYDNKKRFSYVFFSGSPGKMRAKIHKFIPTRGLTITDTKPLNENVRTIIWKELTSGLSTKKSHSNQE; this comes from the coding sequence ATGGCATTTTTCAAATATCCATTCTGGTTGTTATATCGCATTTGGTTCTATATTTTAGTAGCCATCCCGATTATTGTGCTATTTCCTTTATTGATTATTTCCATATCAAGGGAACAATGGTATCCATACTTCTTTAAGATGGCTCGTATTTGGTCCAAGTTCATTTTAATAGGCATGGGTTTTGGCTATAAGATTACAAGGGAAGAAACGCCAGACCCTAATAAGAGTTATATGTTTGTGGCCAACCATACCTCAATGGCAGATATTATGCTGATGTTGGTTGCGGTTAAGAACCCGTTTGTTTTTGTAGGCAAGCAAGAATTGGCTAAAATTCCGCTATTCGGGTTTTTTTATAAACGTACCTGTATTTTGGTCGATAGAACGAGTGCCAAAAGCAGACAAGCGGTTTTTTTAAGAGCACAACGACGTTTAAAACAAGGCTTGAGTATTTGTATTTTTCCTGAAGGAGGCGTGCCAGAAGGTGATATTTTGTTAGATGAATTTAAAGATGGAGCGTTCCGATTGGCGGTAAACCATCAAATTCCAGTGGTGCCCATTACATTTTATGATAATAAAAAGCGTTTTTCTTATGTTTTTTTTAGTGGCAGCCCTGGGAAAATGCGCGCCAAGATTCATAAATTTATCCCTACGAGAGGTTTAACTATTACAGACACAAAACCTCTCAATGAAAACGTTAGAACGATCATTTGGAAGGAACTTACTAGTGGCTTAAGCACAAAAAAAAGCCACTCCAACCAAGAGTAG